One genomic window of Candidatus Pseudobacter hemicellulosilyticus includes the following:
- a CDS encoding NAD(P)/FAD-dependent oxidoreductase — MDPFIRTTNNELLIIGGGAAGLMAAYHLLKAGKTVTLLEAADRAGGRIHTVRQQGYALPVELGPEFVHGNLPLTSGLLEKAGLHKLPIEGNFYRVENGRWLPMEEIVDGWDQLLQEMAGLAQDMPLQDFLDQYYAAPEQARLRKEIEYYAQGFDVADLARVSVKGLWKEWTAEENDNRKIREGYGRMIDYLLSECRSMGLQLHTGCIVKELHWEAGKVQASTADGRQFVAAKAIVTVSLGVLQSEAGIAAIRFSPALDSWRKAATGLGFGNVIKFQLFFKQAFWQEEQADAAFAISWEAIPTWWTSSPFRDAMLTGYIGGGLADQLSGRDKPALLALALQSLSGIFGKSLDELKALLVDARITDWRQEPLTLGAYSYPTVGAGDCIAQLKTPVADTVYFAGEAVYEGGHPGTVEAALTSGQQVVERILRQ; from the coding sequence ATGGACCCATTTATAAGGACTACCAATAATGAGCTATTGATCATCGGTGGCGGCGCCGCGGGATTGATGGCTGCCTATCATTTATTGAAGGCGGGTAAAACAGTGACCCTGCTGGAAGCGGCCGACAGGGCCGGCGGCAGGATACATACGGTACGGCAACAGGGCTACGCCCTGCCGGTAGAGTTGGGGCCGGAATTTGTCCATGGCAACTTGCCCCTCACCAGCGGACTGCTGGAAAAAGCCGGGCTGCATAAGCTCCCGATTGAAGGTAATTTTTACCGGGTGGAAAATGGCCGCTGGCTGCCTATGGAAGAAATAGTGGATGGCTGGGACCAGCTGTTGCAGGAGATGGCCGGCCTGGCGCAGGATATGCCTTTACAGGATTTCCTGGACCAATATTATGCGGCGCCGGAACAGGCCCGGTTACGGAAAGAGATTGAATACTATGCACAGGGTTTTGATGTGGCGGACCTCGCAAGGGTCAGTGTGAAAGGGTTATGGAAAGAATGGACTGCGGAGGAGAATGATAACCGTAAAATACGGGAAGGCTATGGCCGGATGATCGATTACCTGCTGTCGGAATGCAGGTCCATGGGACTGCAGCTGCATACCGGTTGTATTGTTAAAGAACTGCATTGGGAGGCTGGTAAAGTGCAGGCCAGTACGGCGGATGGCAGGCAGTTTGTGGCGGCCAAAGCCATCGTTACTGTTTCGCTGGGCGTGCTGCAAAGTGAGGCTGGTATAGCTGCTATCCGGTTCAGTCCTGCCTTGGATAGCTGGCGCAAAGCCGCAACAGGATTGGGTTTTGGCAATGTGATCAAATTTCAGCTCTTTTTTAAACAGGCTTTCTGGCAGGAAGAACAGGCAGATGCTGCTTTTGCTATCAGCTGGGAAGCTATTCCCACCTGGTGGACCAGCTCGCCTTTCCGGGATGCTATGCTGACCGGGTATATTGGTGGCGGCCTGGCGGATCAGTTATCGGGCAGGGATAAGCCGGCCCTGCTGGCGTTGGCACTGCAATCCCTATCAGGAATTTTTGGTAAGAGCCTGGACGAGCTGAAAGCGTTATTGGTGGATGCGCGGATCACGGACTGGCGGCAGGAGCCCCTGACCCTGGGTGCATACAGTTATCCAACAGTAGGGGCCGGAGATTGTATTGCGCAATTGAAGACGCCGGTAGCGGATACCGTTTATTTTGCGGGTGAGGCTGTTTACGAAGGCGGTCATCCCGGAACGGTAGAGGCGGCGCTGACCAGCGGCCAGCAAGTGGTGGAAAGGATTTTGAGACAATAG
- a CDS encoding GH92 family glycosyl hydrolase, translating to MNKGSVGAIMACLLTAFSVSAQTSRSFLSDHVNPFIGTGANGGSLSGNNYPGATVPFGMVQLSPDTRDVPDWGTASGYDYNDSTIAGFSHTHLSGTGVAELFDVLMMPFTGEPMFAAGAPDKPGSGYRSRFSHKQEKASPGYYQVQLLDHDVNVELTATTHAGFHKYTYPADKPARLAIDLDHSLNKSSWNTRIIGAHIRIVDAYTVEGYRLITGWARLRKVYFRAVFSKPIKSQILADGGTRRVNEKLINGANVKAVLEFDPADGKPLLVKVGISPVSPENAKLNLQTEIPGWDFAGIKAAARNAWEKELSKIRIDATPVQQEIFYTALYHSFLQPNTLSDVNGEYSGADLATRKLAKGTSFYSTFSLWDTYRAIHPLYTLLQPQRTTDFVNSLLAHYDAYGYLPVWQLWGQENYCMIGNHAIPVVVDAILKGIPGIDVARAYEAVKQSSLVAHPNAPFDVWERYGYMPENIQSQSVSITLEMAYDDWCVAQLAKKLGKTQDYQRFLKRAGYYKNLYHPDTKFFQPKNDKGEWILPFDPFKYGANGGNPFTEGNAWQYFWYVPHAMDSLIALTGGADLFAAKLDSFFTIEHVDDGHTNDNASGFIGQYAHGNEPSHHVAYLYNYAGKPEKTQFYVSKIMNELYNNTSSGYAGNEDCGEMSAWYVFSALGFYPVNPANGVYDIGSPLVKQAVLQLPGGKTFTVKVNRKNGQDLYIQSVRLNGKIYTLNTITHADLLKGGVLEFSMGAQPAAKR from the coding sequence ATGAACAAGGGATCAGTAGGCGCTATCATGGCATGCCTCTTAACAGCATTTTCCGTTTCTGCACAAACCAGCCGCAGTTTTCTTTCTGATCACGTCAATCCATTTATCGGCACCGGCGCCAACGGTGGCAGTTTATCGGGTAATAACTATCCCGGTGCAACAGTGCCTTTCGGGATGGTACAGCTCAGCCCGGATACCCGCGATGTGCCCGACTGGGGCACTGCTTCCGGTTATGATTATAACGACAGTACTATTGCGGGCTTCAGTCATACTCACCTCAGCGGTACCGGTGTGGCCGAACTCTTTGATGTATTGATGATGCCCTTTACCGGCGAACCAATGTTTGCGGCCGGCGCACCGGATAAACCCGGCAGCGGCTATCGCTCGCGGTTCTCCCATAAACAGGAAAAAGCTTCACCTGGTTATTACCAGGTGCAATTGCTGGACCATGATGTCAATGTAGAGCTGACCGCTACTACCCATGCCGGCTTTCATAAGTATACCTATCCCGCCGATAAGCCTGCGCGTCTGGCTATTGACCTGGACCATTCCCTTAATAAATCCAGCTGGAACACGCGCATCATTGGCGCACATATTCGGATAGTGGATGCCTATACCGTAGAAGGGTATCGACTCATCACCGGCTGGGCCCGCCTGCGCAAGGTCTACTTCCGGGCTGTATTCTCCAAGCCTATCAAAAGCCAGATCTTGGCAGATGGCGGCACTCGTCGTGTCAATGAAAAACTGATCAACGGCGCCAATGTGAAGGCTGTACTGGAATTTGATCCCGCCGATGGTAAGCCACTCCTGGTCAAAGTAGGGATCTCGCCGGTAAGCCCGGAAAATGCAAAGCTGAACCTTCAGACAGAAATCCCCGGCTGGGACTTTGCCGGCATAAAAGCCGCGGCCCGCAACGCCTGGGAGAAAGAGCTCAGCAAGATCAGGATTGACGCCACGCCGGTGCAGCAAGAGATCTTCTATACTGCACTCTACCATAGTTTCCTGCAGCCCAATACGCTTTCCGATGTGAACGGGGAATACAGCGGCGCCGATCTGGCCACGCGCAAACTGGCCAAAGGCACTTCGTTCTATTCCACCTTTTCCCTCTGGGATACCTACCGGGCCATTCACCCGTTGTATACCCTGCTGCAACCGCAGCGGACAACAGATTTTGTGAACAGCCTGCTGGCGCATTATGATGCGTATGGTTACCTGCCCGTATGGCAACTCTGGGGACAGGAGAACTATTGCATGATCGGCAACCATGCTATTCCTGTAGTCGTGGATGCCATACTCAAAGGCATTCCCGGTATTGATGTGGCCCGGGCTTATGAAGCAGTGAAGCAGTCGTCCCTGGTGGCGCATCCCAATGCGCCTTTCGATGTATGGGAGCGCTATGGGTATATGCCGGAAAACATCCAGAGCCAGTCGGTCTCTATCACGTTGGAAATGGCGTATGACGACTGGTGTGTAGCGCAGCTGGCCAAAAAGCTGGGTAAAACACAGGACTACCAGCGCTTCCTCAAACGCGCCGGTTATTATAAGAACCTCTATCATCCGGATACTAAATTCTTCCAGCCCAAAAATGATAAAGGGGAATGGATACTGCCTTTTGATCCCTTTAAATATGGCGCCAATGGGGGCAATCCTTTTACGGAAGGCAATGCCTGGCAGTATTTCTGGTATGTGCCGCATGCTATGGATTCTCTGATAGCGCTAACTGGTGGGGCGGATCTGTTTGCCGCCAAACTGGATAGCTTCTTCACCATTGAGCATGTTGATGACGGCCATACCAACGACAATGCTTCCGGTTTTATTGGCCAGTATGCGCATGGCAATGAGCCCAGTCATCACGTGGCCTACCTGTATAATTATGCGGGCAAGCCGGAGAAAACACAGTTCTATGTGTCGAAGATCATGAACGAGCTATACAACAATACTTCTTCAGGATATGCCGGTAATGAGGATTGTGGGGAGATGTCGGCCTGGTATGTATTCAGCGCGCTGGGCTTTTACCCGGTCAACCCGGCCAATGGCGTGTATGATATCGGTTCGCCGCTGGTGAAGCAGGCGGTGCTGCAACTGCCGGGTGGTAAGACCTTCACCGTTAAGGTCAACAGGAAGAACGGGCAGGACCTGTATATCCAGTCTGTCCGCCTGAACGGGAAAATCTATACATTAAATACCATCACGCATGCCGACCTGCTGAAAGGGGGTGTGCTGGAATTCAGCATGGGGGCGCAACCTGCTGCTAAGCGATAG
- a CDS encoding peptidylprolyl isomerase: MKNSFAALFLLLSAPVFAQQQTVFEKFQKINTLPQAQQFIDANPDLKPTLLKLSVGKDSSLIDKRLLRQKQGDVFSVGYVTYKVLESQESTKYRAQYIFLDGGSLERSEIDSLKKLIVNKATSGTAFDQLSDQYTMDGNTTRGDTDWFFGELMMPKEFQEAVAKQKLGDIFFVDVPEKQWHYIVKKTYDDQVKKDITVLRANGR, translated from the coding sequence ATGAAAAACAGCTTTGCCGCTTTATTCCTGCTGCTCTCCGCACCCGTTTTTGCGCAGCAGCAGACCGTGTTCGAAAAATTCCAGAAGATCAATACCTTACCGCAGGCGCAGCAGTTCATTGACGCCAACCCGGACCTGAAACCCACCCTGCTGAAACTGTCAGTCGGAAAGGATTCTTCCCTGATCGATAAACGTCTCCTGCGCCAGAAGCAGGGCGATGTATTCTCCGTAGGTTATGTTACCTATAAGGTCCTGGAATCCCAGGAATCCACTAAATACCGCGCCCAGTATATTTTCCTGGATGGCGGCTCACTGGAAAGGTCCGAGATCGACAGCCTCAAAAAGCTGATCGTTAACAAGGCTACTTCCGGTACGGCCTTTGACCAATTATCCGATCAGTATACCATGGACGGCAATACCACCCGCGGTGATACCGACTGGTTCTTTGGCGAGCTGATGATGCCCAAAGAATTCCAGGAGGCAGTAGCCAAACAAAAGCTGGGTGATATCTTCTTTGTAGATGTGCCGGAAAAACAATGGCACTACATTGTGAAGAAGACCTATGACGACCAGGTAAAGAAAGACATTACCGTACTGCGGGCCAACGGCCGCTAA